From the Solanum stenotomum isolate F172 chromosome 4, ASM1918654v1, whole genome shotgun sequence genome, one window contains:
- the LOC125863030 gene encoding agamous-like MADS-box protein AGL90 yields MATKRLRDTRNYSENVRNSILDRRETSLFKKAEELSILCDVEVAIIIFRPGKIQPITWKSTSLAQDVLTRYLSFIEFKRLEKLVTHEDYLQKKVDKKEEQISKLEKMNEAKEMEILFNQLVEGKSIDELDSREMKGLLKVFAAKMAKLDERKKEQNQSPNPPSNKENITLSASPMEESFNDPWFILTIATLGDGSGIEPAPKEGNDVNVEDDGHSKDLD; encoded by the exons ATGGCTACAAAAAGGCTCAGAGATACTAGGAACTACAGTGAAAATGTAAGAAACTCCATCTTAGATAGAAGAGAAACAAGTTTGTTCAAGAAAGCAGAAGAGCTTTCTATTTTGTGTGACGTAGAAGtcgctataattatttttaggccAGGAAAAATCCAACCCATTACTTGGAAATCCACAAGTCTGGCTCAGGATGTCTTGACGaggtatttaagttttattgaGTTCAAAAGGCTTGAAAAGTTGGTCACACATGAAGACTATCTTCAAAAGAAAGTTGATAAGAAAGAAGAACAAATTAGCAAATTAGAGAAAATGAATGAGGCAAAGGAAATGGAAATCCTCTTCAACCAACTAGTGGAGGGAAAAAGTATTGATGAACTTGATTCTAGAGAAATGAAAGGTTTATTAAAGGTGTTTGCTGCAAAAATGGCTAAACTtgatgaaagaaagaaagaacaaaacCAGTCTCCAAATCCTCCAtccaacaaagaaaatattacctTATCAGCAAGTCCAATGGAAGAGTCATTCAATGATCCGTGGTTTATTCTGACTATAGCTAC ATTAGGGGATGGAAGCGGTATAGAGCCTGCACCAAAAGAAGGCAATGACGTCAATGTTGAAGATGATGGACATTCCAAGGACCTCGATTGA